The following proteins come from a genomic window of Panicum hallii strain FIL2 chromosome 8, PHallii_v3.1, whole genome shotgun sequence:
- the LOC112902772 gene encoding bidirectional sugar transporter SWEET14-like, with protein MAGLSLQHPMAFAFGLLGNIISFMTYLAPLPTFYRIYKNKSTEGFQSVPYVVALFSAMLWIYYALLKSDECLLITINSAGCVIETIYIALYLTYAPKKAKLFTAKILLLLNVGVFGLILLLTLLLSAGQNRVVILGWVCVGFSVSVFVAPLSIIRQVVRTRSVEFMPFSLSLSLTVSAVVWFLYGLLIKDKYVALPNVLGFTFGVIQMGLYAIYRNATPRVPAKEVADDKEGIVKVPEHVVTIAKLGAPAMEPETHEVHPVDSPPMAEVAEPENHKAAATEEQGKVANNERNADQV; from the exons ATGGCGGGCCTGTCTCTTCAGCATCCCATGGCTTTCGCCTTTGGCCTCCTTG GCAACATCATCTCCTTCATGACCTACCTGGCCCCACT GCCGACGTTCTACCGGATCTACAAGAATAAGTCGACGGAGGGCTTCCAGTCGGTGCCGTACGTGGTGGCGCTGTTCAGCGCGATGCTGTGGATCTACTACGCGCTGCTCAAGTCCGACGAGTGCCTGCTCATCACCATCAACTCCGCGGGCTGCGTCATCGAGACAATCTACATCGCCTTGTACCTCACCTACGCGCCCAAGAAGGCCAAG CTGTTCACGGCGAAGATCCTGCTGCTCCTGAACGTCGGCGTGTTCGGGCTTATCCTCCTCCTCACGCTGCTCCTCTCCGCCGGGCAGAACCGCGTTGTCATCCTCGGCTGGGTGTGCGTTGGCTTCTCCGTCAGCGTCTTCGTTGCGCCGCTCAGCATCATC CGTCAGGTGGTGCGCACGAGGAGCGTGGAGTTCATGCCCTTctcgctctccctctccctcactGTCAGCGCCGTCGTCTGGTTCCTCTACGGCCTGCTCATCAAGGACAAATACGTCGCC CTGCCAAACGTGCTGGGGTTCACCTTCGGCGTCATCCAGATGGGCCTCTACGCGATCTACCGCAACGCGACGCCGAGGGTGCCAGCCAAGGAGGTGGCCGACGACAAGGAGGGCATCGTCAAGGTGCCCGAGCACGTCGTGACCATCGCCAAGCTGGGCGCGCCGGCCATGGAGCCCGAGACCCACGAGGTGCACCCGGTGGATTCCCCGCCCATGGCGGAGGTGGCCGAGCCGGAGAACCACAAGGCGGCGGCCACGGAGGAGCAGGGCAAGGTGGCGAACAATGAAAGAAACGCCGACCAAGTCTAG